From Rhodopseudomonas palustris, a single genomic window includes:
- a CDS encoding flavin-dependent oxidoreductase → MSDRVIIAGGGIGGLAAALTLHQIGVPCVVYEAAREMRPLGVGINLQPNAVRELLDLGITEADLDRVGLPAKEWALVGLNGNDIYAEPRGEAAGYRWPQYAVHRGRFHMLLHARVVERLGADAVQLGRRVTSYRKTADGVVATLEHADGGSSEVTGALLIGADGIHSAVRAQMHPNQPPIHWGGAVMWRGTTWGKPTRSGASFIGLGTHRHRVVIYPISHPDPATGLSMLNWIAEVTLDNADGWKQQGWFRQVPTSEFAHHFDGWVWDWLDVPAMIREADSAYENPMIDRDPVSTWRDGPVLLIGDAAHAMYPTGSNGGTQAIVDARELGAAMVAHGATEAALAAFDAKLCGPISQLILRNRGAGPFGLLNLVDERCGGTFDNIDDVIPPAERAAFMAGYKAAAGFAIDHLNAAPPTIAPGARVKVPAVA, encoded by the coding sequence ATGAGCGACAGAGTCATCATCGCCGGCGGCGGCATTGGCGGGCTTGCGGCGGCGTTGACGCTGCATCAGATCGGCGTGCCTTGCGTCGTCTATGAGGCGGCGCGCGAGATGCGGCCGCTCGGCGTCGGCATCAATCTGCAGCCGAACGCGGTGCGCGAACTGCTCGACCTCGGCATCACGGAAGCCGACCTCGATCGCGTCGGCCTGCCGGCGAAGGAATGGGCGCTGGTCGGGCTCAACGGCAACGACATCTATGCGGAGCCGCGCGGCGAGGCCGCCGGCTATCGCTGGCCGCAATATGCGGTGCATCGCGGCCGCTTCCACATGCTGCTGCACGCCCGCGTGGTCGAGCGGCTCGGCGCCGACGCCGTCCAGCTCGGCCGCCGCGTCACCTCCTATCGCAAGACCGCGGATGGCGTCGTGGCGACGCTGGAGCATGCCGATGGCGGCAGCTCGGAAGTGACCGGCGCGCTGCTGATCGGCGCCGACGGCATTCACTCCGCGGTGCGGGCGCAGATGCATCCGAACCAGCCGCCGATCCATTGGGGCGGCGCGGTGATGTGGCGCGGCACCACCTGGGGCAAGCCGACCCGCAGCGGCGCTTCGTTCATCGGCCTCGGCACCCATCGCCACCGTGTGGTGATCTATCCGATCTCGCACCCGGATCCCGCGACCGGGCTGTCGATGCTGAACTGGATCGCCGAAGTCACGCTCGACAATGCCGACGGCTGGAAGCAGCAGGGCTGGTTCCGGCAGGTGCCGACCTCCGAGTTCGCGCATCATTTCGACGGCTGGGTGTGGGATTGGCTCGACGTGCCGGCGATGATCCGCGAGGCCGACTCCGCCTACGAGAATCCGATGATCGACCGCGATCCGGTTAGCACCTGGCGCGACGGCCCGGTGCTGCTGATCGGCGATGCGGCGCACGCGATGTATCCGACCGGCTCCAACGGCGGCACCCAGGCGATCGTCGATGCGCGCGAACTCGGCGCTGCGATGGTCGCGCATGGAGCCACCGAAGCGGCGTTGGCGGCGTTCGACGCCAAGCTGTGCGGCCCGATCTCGCAGCTGATCCTGCGCAATCGCGGCGCCGGCCCGTTCGGCCTGCTCAACCTGGTCGACGAGCGCTGCGGCGGCACCTTCGACAACATCGACGACGTGATCCCGCCAGCCGAGCGCGCCGCCTTCATGGCCGGCTACAAGGCCGCCGCGGGCTTCGCGATCGATCACCTCAACGCCGCGCCGCCGACGATTGCGCCCGGTGCGCGGGTGAAGGTGCCGGCGGTGGCGTAA
- a CDS encoding collagen-like protein, with protein sequence MADEETTRRGRPGPQGPRGRPGEPGRPGPQGHPGRPGPEGPRGKPGPVGKPGPQGKAGPQGKPGTPGKAGPAGKPGPDGKPGPIGPQGPRGEQGPRGEQGVRGEQGPRGEQGPRGEPGPAGALPSIEQVMPWLHLIFDAYEDYKAQRAREARELEERIAAEALEQAAREAAAREVAAAIEAANAEAEIASGDDTSGDGGKKKKKRKHKD encoded by the coding sequence GTGGCTGACGAAGAAACCACTCGCCGCGGACGTCCGGGGCCGCAGGGGCCGCGCGGACGTCCCGGCGAACCGGGCCGACCGGGACCACAAGGACATCCGGGCCGCCCCGGCCCCGAGGGCCCGCGCGGCAAGCCGGGTCCGGTCGGCAAACCCGGTCCGCAAGGCAAGGCCGGCCCGCAAGGCAAACCAGGTACTCCCGGCAAGGCTGGACCAGCAGGGAAACCTGGTCCCGACGGCAAGCCGGGTCCAATCGGCCCGCAAGGGCCGCGCGGCGAGCAAGGCCCCCGCGGCGAACAAGGTGTTCGTGGCGAGCAAGGGCCGCGCGGCGAACAGGGCCCGCGCGGTGAGCCCGGCCCCGCCGGCGCGCTGCCCTCGATCGAGCAGGTGATGCCCTGGCTGCACCTGATCTTCGACGCTTACGAAGACTACAAGGCGCAGCGGGCCCGCGAGGCGCGTGAACTGGAAGAGCGGATCGCCGCCGAGGCGCTCGAACAGGCGGCCCGAGAAGCCGCCGCGCGTGAGGTCGCCGCTGCGATCGAGGCGGCTAATGCCGAGGCCGAGATCGCGTCGGGCGACGACACGAGCGGCGACGGCGGCAAGAAAAAGAAGAAGCGCAAGCACAAGGACTGA
- a CDS encoding SOUL family heme-binding protein translates to MASAIWYYMVLAVESVLGVVGLRLYEEPAYTVLDRPAETIEVRRYAPRLAAEVDLERNGNADSQAFTLLFNYIAGANRDASGRSERVAMTVPVDVARSSRIAMTTPVETATQGRMTRMRFFFPAAYTADTAPKPDDARVQIVTVPEQTIATLRFSGTGRDLREREQQLISALANTQWQPVSAPYGLFYDAPFTLPFVRRNEAAVEVAKR, encoded by the coding sequence ATGGCCTCGGCGATCTGGTACTACATGGTTCTGGCCGTCGAATCCGTCCTAGGCGTGGTCGGCCTGCGGCTGTACGAGGAACCCGCCTACACCGTGCTCGACCGGCCGGCCGAGACGATCGAGGTCCGCCGCTACGCGCCACGCCTTGCCGCCGAGGTCGATCTCGAACGCAACGGCAATGCCGACAGCCAGGCCTTCACGCTGTTGTTCAACTACATCGCCGGGGCCAATCGCGACGCTTCGGGCAGGTCGGAGCGTGTCGCAATGACAGTGCCGGTCGACGTCGCACGCTCCTCCAGGATCGCCATGACCACGCCGGTCGAAACCGCGACGCAGGGACGAATGACGCGGATGAGATTCTTCTTTCCGGCGGCGTACACCGCCGACACGGCGCCGAAGCCGGACGATGCGCGGGTGCAGATCGTCACCGTGCCGGAACAGACCATCGCGACACTGCGCTTCTCCGGCACCGGCCGCGACTTGCGCGAGCGCGAGCAGCAACTGATCAGCGCGCTCGCCAATACGCAGTGGCAGCCGGTCAGCGCGCCCTACGGACTGTTCTACGATGCGCCGTTCACGCTTCCCTTCGTCCGCCGCAACGAGGCGGCGGTGGAAGTCGCGAAGCGCTGA
- a CDS encoding DUF1501 domain-containing protein, translating into MAKSIADEMTAANRGAVSPRGFELSARRIGRLMRERFQPRLRRCRGWDTHVNQGAATGYLADRLGELGHALAGFREGIGPSAWRDSVVVVISEFGRTFRENGDRGTDHDHGSVYWVVGGGSMAGALPVSRSSCRCFRTGTIRC; encoded by the coding sequence GTGGCGAAGTCGATCGCCGACGAGATGACCGCGGCCAACCGCGGCGCGGTGTCGCCGCGCGGCTTCGAGCTGTCGGCACGGCGGATCGGGCGGCTGATGCGTGAGCGGTTTCAACCTCGGCTTCGTCGATGTCGGGGCTGGGACACCCACGTCAATCAGGGCGCAGCGACCGGCTATCTCGCCGACCGCCTCGGCGAACTCGGTCACGCACTCGCGGGCTTCCGTGAGGGGATCGGGCCGTCGGCGTGGCGCGACAGCGTGGTGGTGGTGATCTCCGAATTCGGCCGGACGTTTCGCGAGAACGGCGACCGTGGCACCGATCACGACCATGGCAGTGTCTACTGGGTGGTGGGCGGCGGCTCAATGGCGGGCGCATTGCCGGTGAGCAGATCGAGCTGTCGCTGTTTCAGAACCGGGACTATCCGGTGCTGA
- the thiC gene encoding phosphomethylpyrimidine synthase ThiC has protein sequence MNIRSNPETTRAAVTTGALPSSKKIYATPVSAPDLRVPLREIILSEGAGEPNLPVYDTSGPYTDPNVIIDVNKGLPRPRTEWVKERGGVEQYEGRDIKPEDNGNVGAAHAAKAFTAHHQPLRGVGDAPITQYEFARAGIITKEMIYVAERENLGRKQQLERAEAALADGESFGAAVPAFITPEFVRDEIARGRAIIPANINHGELEPMIIGRNFLTKINANIGNSAVTSSVEEEVDKMVWAIRWGADTVMDLSTGRNIHTTREWILRNSPVPIGTVPIYQALEKCEGDPVKLTWELYKDTLIEQAEQGVDYFTIHAGVRLQYIHLTASRVTGIVSRGGSIMAKWCLAHHKESFLYTHFDEICDLMRKYDVSFSLGDGLRPGSIADANDRAQFAELETLGELTKIAWDKGCQVMIEGPGHVPMHKIKINMDKQLKECGEAPFYTLGPLTTDIAPGYDHITSGIGAAMIGWFGCAMLCYVTPKEHLGLPDRNDVKTGVITYKIAAHAADLAKGHPAAQLRDDALSRARFEFRWQDQFNLGLDPDTAQAFHDETLPKDAHKVAHFCSMCGPKFCSMKITQDVRDYAAGLGDNEKAALYPVGHAGMTISGTIEDGMAQMSAKFKEMGSSVYLDADKVKESNKALS, from the coding sequence ATGAATATCCGCTCCAATCCCGAGACCACCCGCGCGGCCGTCACCACCGGCGCCCTGCCCTCCTCCAAGAAGATCTACGCCACGCCGGTAAGCGCGCCGGATCTGCGCGTGCCGCTGCGCGAGATCATCCTGAGCGAAGGCGCTGGCGAGCCAAACCTGCCGGTGTACGACACCTCCGGCCCCTATACCGATCCGAACGTGATCATCGACGTCAACAAGGGCCTGCCGCGCCCGCGCACCGAATGGGTCAAGGAGCGCGGCGGCGTCGAGCAATACGAAGGCCGCGACATCAAGCCGGAAGACAACGGCAATGTCGGCGCCGCCCATGCGGCGAAAGCCTTCACCGCGCATCACCAGCCGCTGCGTGGCGTCGGCGATGCGCCGATCACCCAGTACGAATTCGCCCGCGCTGGGATCATCACCAAGGAGATGATCTACGTCGCCGAGCGCGAGAATTTGGGGCGCAAGCAGCAGCTCGAACGCGCCGAGGCGGCGCTCGCCGACGGTGAATCGTTCGGCGCCGCGGTGCCGGCGTTCATCACCCCGGAATTCGTCCGCGATGAAATTGCGCGTGGACGCGCGATCATCCCGGCCAACATCAACCACGGCGAACTCGAGCCGATGATCATCGGCCGCAACTTCCTCACCAAGATCAATGCCAATATCGGCAACTCGGCGGTGACCTCGTCGGTCGAGGAGGAAGTCGACAAGATGGTGTGGGCGATCCGCTGGGGCGCCGACACCGTGATGGACCTCTCCACGGGGCGCAACATCCACACCACCCGGGAATGGATTTTGCGCAACTCGCCGGTGCCGATCGGCACCGTGCCGATCTATCAGGCGCTGGAGAAGTGCGAAGGCGATCCGGTCAAGCTCACCTGGGAGCTGTACAAGGACACGCTGATCGAGCAGGCCGAACAGGGCGTCGATTACTTCACCATCCACGCCGGCGTGCGGCTGCAATACATCCACCTCACCGCCAGCCGAGTCACCGGCATCGTGTCGCGCGGCGGCTCGATCATGGCGAAGTGGTGCCTGGCGCATCACAAGGAGAGCTTCCTCTACACGCATTTCGACGAGATCTGCGACCTGATGCGCAAATACGACGTGTCGTTCTCACTCGGCGACGGCCTGCGGCCGGGCTCGATCGCCGACGCCAACGACCGCGCCCAGTTCGCCGAACTGGAGACGCTCGGCGAGCTCACCAAGATCGCCTGGGACAAGGGCTGCCAGGTGATGATCGAAGGCCCCGGCCACGTGCCGATGCACAAGATCAAGATCAACATGGACAAGCAACTCAAGGAGTGCGGCGAGGCACCGTTCTATACCCTCGGCCCGCTGACCACCGACATCGCGCCGGGCTACGACCACATCACCAGCGGCATCGGCGCCGCGATGATCGGCTGGTTCGGCTGCGCGATGCTGTGCTACGTCACGCCGAAGGAACATCTCGGCCTGCCCGACCGCAACGACGTCAAGACCGGCGTGATCACCTACAAGATCGCCGCCCACGCCGCCGACCTCGCCAAGGGCCACCCCGCCGCGCAACTGCGCGACGACGCGCTGTCCCGCGCCCGTTTCGAATTCCGCTGGCAGGATCAGTTCAACCTCGGCCTCGATCCGGACACGGCGCAGGCCTTCCACGACGAGACCCTGCCCAAGGACGCCCACAAGGTCGCGCATTTCTGCTCGATGTGCGGCCCGAAGTTCTGCTCGATGAAGATCACCCAGGACGTCCGCGACTACGCCGCCGGCCTCGGGGACAACGAGAAAGCCGCCCTCTACCCGGTCGGCCACGCCGGCATGACCATCTCCGGCACCATCGAAGACGGCATGGCCCAGATGAGCGCCAAGTTCAAAGAAATGGGAAGCAGCGTGTATCTCGACGCCGACAAGGTGAAAGAGAGCAACAAGGCGCTGTCGTAA
- a CDS encoding DUF6429 family protein, giving the protein MEFDTDKIDDATLALLYLTLHDRTRAWKGHDWDTLDRLHDKGLIGNPAGKVKSVVFTDQGLTRAKQLFETMFAKKKT; this is encoded by the coding sequence ATGGAATTCGACACCGACAAGATCGACGACGCGACTCTGGCGCTGCTGTATCTGACGCTGCATGACCGAACCCGCGCCTGGAAAGGCCACGACTGGGACACCCTCGACCGGCTGCACGACAAGGGTCTGATCGGAAACCCGGCCGGTAAGGTGAAGTCGGTCGTCTTCACCGACCAAGGCCTCACGCGCGCCAAACAGCTATTCGAGACGATGTTTGCGAAGAAGAAAACGTAA
- a CDS encoding REP-associated tyrosine transposase, with the protein MPNYRRAFVPGGCWFFTVTLLERRNTLLVDHIAILRDAVARTRERFPFEIDAVVVLPDHLHAVWTLPHGDADFSTRWRLIKTRFAKELPKAERLSAVRARRGERGIWQRRFWEHLIRDEADYVRHVEYCMISPVKHGLVSRVQDWPYSSFHRDVRRGVFPLDWAGDASVEGEFGEA; encoded by the coding sequence ATGCCGAACTATCGTCGTGCCTTCGTTCCGGGCGGATGCTGGTTCTTCACCGTCACTCTGCTCGAACGCCGCAACACGCTGCTGGTCGATCACATCGCGATTCTGCGCGACGCGGTCGCACGCACGCGGGAGCGCTTTCCGTTCGAGATCGACGCCGTCGTGGTGCTTCCGGATCATCTTCACGCGGTGTGGACTCTGCCGCACGGCGATGCCGATTTTTCGACCCGCTGGCGACTGATCAAGACGCGTTTCGCAAAGGAATTGCCCAAAGCGGAGCGGCTGAGCGCGGTCCGCGCCAGGCGGGGCGAACGCGGCATCTGGCAGCGCCGGTTCTGGGAGCACTTGATCCGCGACGAGGCGGACTACGTCCGGCACGTCGAGTACTGCATGATCAGCCCGGTGAAGCATGGGCTGGTTAGCCGTGTGCAGGATTGGCCGTATTCGTCGTTCCATCGCGACGTCCGACGCGGGGTGTTTCCGCTCGACTGGGCGGGTGATGCCAGTGTCGAAGGTGAGTTCGGCGAAGCCTAG
- a CDS encoding YiiG family protein encodes MAATRRSGVRLLVGGLMCLVVVAPSLAAETPNSSDLLTEKLNAYIGCLNRLSARAFDSRSRYFSWAAKTGPTGKERIVYGTYTIYDTKDCRAVVEKANAIEPHEPDLEAAASAYADAVGKLEPLLKETDDYYTQENYKDDKMAKGKALHPRLVAAWDAFADADRKLRGGVEIIKDRQSAEKLAAIERNEGRKARYQIEATMIDAKRVVRAADAEKPDLAALTAAIDAYGKTVAANEAFTEGERNARIGSMFMSNAKSFLVTAKQLMRRHRDKTPYSSGEKMMLSNAGSGWMVEGSPPRLLRDYNQLVDTYNRGPGF; translated from the coding sequence ATGGCTGCCACCCGCCGATCCGGCGTCAGACTGCTCGTCGGCGGTCTGATGTGTCTTGTCGTCGTGGCACCCTCGCTCGCGGCCGAAACTCCGAACTCGTCCGACCTTCTCACCGAAAAGCTCAATGCCTATATCGGCTGCCTCAATCGGCTGTCGGCGCGCGCGTTCGATTCCCGCTCACGCTATTTTTCCTGGGCCGCCAAGACCGGACCGACCGGCAAGGAACGGATCGTCTACGGCACCTACACGATCTACGACACCAAGGACTGCCGCGCCGTCGTCGAGAAGGCGAACGCGATCGAGCCGCACGAACCCGACCTCGAAGCCGCCGCTTCTGCCTACGCGGACGCGGTCGGCAAGCTCGAGCCGCTGCTGAAGGAGACCGACGACTACTACACGCAGGAGAACTACAAGGACGACAAGATGGCAAAGGGCAAAGCCCTGCATCCCCGTCTGGTCGCCGCCTGGGACGCGTTCGCGGATGCCGACCGCAAATTGCGCGGGGGCGTCGAAATCATCAAGGACCGTCAGTCCGCCGAGAAGCTGGCTGCGATCGAACGCAACGAAGGCCGCAAGGCGCGCTACCAGATCGAAGCGACCATGATCGACGCCAAGCGCGTGGTTCGCGCGGCCGACGCCGAAAAGCCAGATCTGGCGGCGCTGACAGCGGCCATCGACGCCTATGGGAAGACCGTGGCGGCGAACGAGGCTTTCACCGAGGGCGAGCGAAACGCCAGGATCGGTTCGATGTTCATGTCGAACGCCAAGTCCTTTCTCGTCACCGCCAAGCAACTGATGCGCCGCCATCGCGACAAGACGCCGTATTCGAGCGGCGAGAAGATGATGCTGAGCAACGCCGGCTCGGGATGGATGGTGGAAGGCTCGCCGCCGCGCCTGCTGCGCGACTACAATCAGCTCGTCGACACCTACAATCGCGGGCCGGGTTTCTGA
- a CDS encoding class I SAM-dependent methyltransferase: protein MTFAPPRDVTLNDCYFYHTVELPELGLIPGEWDIRGREADYVGGIDLSGKRVLEIGSASGHLCFWMEKQGAEVVAYDLDDKHEWDIVPYKKAEVAAVIEQRKQHLRRINNSWWLSHQKYQSRAKMAYGSVYNVDDSLGDFDIVTVKNMLLHLRDPFLALHRAAERCRDRIVVTELTKPFFFWNQEPIEPPSGQLYLQFLPRADRLEPIESWWFLPTATIIEILKILGFETITTNLHHQTFRDGQSVEFCTIVGQR, encoded by the coding sequence ATGACCTTTGCACCGCCGCGCGACGTGACGCTGAACGACTGCTACTTCTACCACACCGTCGAGCTGCCGGAGCTCGGGCTGATTCCGGGCGAATGGGACATCCGCGGCCGCGAGGCGGACTATGTCGGCGGCATCGATCTCAGCGGCAAGCGCGTGCTGGAGATCGGCTCGGCGAGCGGCCATCTGTGCTTCTGGATGGAGAAACAGGGCGCCGAGGTGGTGGCCTACGATCTCGACGACAAGCACGAATGGGACATCGTGCCCTACAAGAAGGCGGAGGTCGCCGCTGTGATCGAGCAGCGCAAGCAGCATCTGCGGCGCATCAACAATTCCTGGTGGCTGTCGCACCAGAAGTACCAGTCGCGTGCCAAGATGGCCTACGGCTCGGTCTACAATGTCGACGACAGCCTCGGCGATTTCGACATCGTGACGGTCAAGAACATGCTGCTGCACCTGCGCGATCCGTTCCTGGCGCTGCACCGCGCCGCCGAGCGCTGCCGCGACCGCATCGTCGTCACCGAACTGACCAAGCCGTTCTTTTTCTGGAACCAGGAGCCGATCGAGCCGCCGTCCGGCCAGCTCTATCTGCAATTCCTGCCGCGGGCCGACCGGCTCGAGCCGATCGAGTCCTGGTGGTTCCTGCCGACTGCGACGATCATCGAGATTCTGAAGATCCTCGGCTTCGAGACCATCACCACCAACCTGCACCATCAAACCTTCCGCGACGGCCAGTCGGTGGAGTTCTGCACCATCGTCGGCCAGCGCTGA